The sequence gcaatgttgttcaCCTGGCGGCCAGACAATTGAGCGCCGATCTCTCTTTAAGTCTTTCGCGCGACAGCTTGATTTCTGTCGAAGCGCCACCGCGATGGAGTTCTTTCAAGGCGCCACATCCGGCAgttgttgtcaatgttggTAATGAGTTGGACGTCGCTCTCACGGTAAAATATAGCCTCCTCTCCGCCTCTTCATATGAGTTGCGTCCAAGCATTAGAACTGACTATCGACACCAAATTCTAGGTTCAATACTGTACCTTGAAAGGTATTCCCTTCCTTGCTCAaaatggtggcaatggaTGGGCAACAACATTTGACCTGGGCCAAAATGGCGTCTTGATCAACCTCGCACGCCTGAACCAGGTGGTTTTCAACGCAGACAAAACTCGAGCTACCATCGGAGGAGGATCAAGCATTAACAACACCATAAGCAAAGCATATGCCGCAGGGGCTCTTATTGGAACAGGCAACTGCAACTGTGTCGGCACGCTTGGGGCTATGCTAGGCGGCGGTTTTGGCAATCTCATGGGGTTGCACGGATTTGGGGTCGATAACATCGTCTCAATCCGTGTCGTCACTGCGGACGGGTTGCTACGTGATGTGACCGCTGCTTCTGATCCAGATCTGTTCTGGGGATTGCGAGGCGCCGGCCCAAATCTGGGCATTGTGACTTCTGCCGTCATCAAGTCATATCCTGCCTCTCAAAGTGACATGCAAGCTTGGACAGGGCCATTGATCTTCAGCACAGACAAGCTAGAGGCTGTTGTGCAAGCGATCCAAGACATTGACCTGAGACCGGAAATGAATGTTTTCTTGTACTTCATCTCTGGAGGGCCACCAAAGAACGAGCCTGTCATTATGGTTGTCCCGTTTCTTCACAAGGGTAGCCCGGAATCAGGTCGTTCTGCCTTTGCCAGGCTATATGCCCTCAAACCAGTGGCAGACAACACAGCTATCATTCCGTACATTAAATGGAATTCTGGAGGAGACATTTTCTGTCAGCGGGGAGCACGTAAGCCGTCCTATAGCGCTGGTTTTCAAAAGATGGTACCGAAGGTATGGCGTCAAATCTGGGACAAGTACGTCGAGTTCCAGAAGCAACCTACAGCACAAAGTAGTGTTATACTGCTTGAGGCATACTCCTTGACCAAGGCTAGGTCAGTGGATGCTCACTCGGCTTCTTTCCCTCACCgaaatgtcaacttcaatgcTGTGGCTATCCCGTGGTACAGCGACACAGCCCTAGACGGCTCGGCTCAGGCATTTGGCCGAGCTGTGAGAGACTTATGGAGAGGCGCAGATGAGCTTCGTCGGAACTCTACGTAAGTTCCATTACTATTCCTTTGATTCCAATATTAATTTGTGGAAGACTAATTTTTGCTAGGTATGTCAATTTTGCCCATGGAGACGAAGCTCTGGAAGTTGTTTATGGAGACAACCTGGCTAGGCTTCAATCTGTTAAGGCGAAATTTGATCCCAAGAATTCTTTCAATCAATGGTTTGATGTCAACAAAAAATAGGGCTTCATGCAACACTCTTGGTTGGGATAAGCACATCACAATGCAGAAACTATCATGTCTCGATGCTTTGTTTGAGGTAAAAGTTAGAGGGTAGTAATGCATCGGTATGTTACACAGCTAGGCAGACTGATTTGCCACCATAAACCTACACTCAAAGTTGTTCAAAATATATGTGTATGTCTTGTGAAACTGTTCTGGCAGGCAGCTTCCTCCTTCATTTATTCTTCTGCACGCCTACAAACCTTGTTGTATACAAGTGGTCACCATATTGCATATTGCGATGATTACTCGGCATATGCCCAATCGAGAAGTCCGGAACACATGGCGGTTACTTTAACTTTTGCCGCTAGCCTTCTCGCCACCTTTGTGTTGAGCGTGCCGACTCACCACGGGTGTTCTAAACTACCGTTGGCAGGTCAGATGTGGTTCGGGCATGGCGGCCGTGCATTTCTATTTGTGATTCTGCGGCAAACATCTTGTGTTGTTGGGTCTTGACCAGGTCATCCCCGGCGTGCGTGTTTGCAAGGGCTCTTGACAtaatcaaggcaaacaatgGAAACGTTCTGTAAGGAGGCACGCAAGATGTAACCTGCTTGTTCTCAAAGGTTATTATGTGGCTTGCGCTCCGGCTGACCCGGCTAAGCCATAAGAAACAGGTTTGACCATAGGTGAAATATTTGTGAGTTTCAACGAACTTCTGGCCCGTGAAAGGATAGATCCTTTACTAAAAGTCCCATTTAATGTCTGTGAAAGTTCTGTCTTGTGCCTGGGCTGGATGTGTGGTTCTCTTGTAGCTATGCAATACTCAGAGTTTGAACAACTTTGAACATACTGTGATGGTGGCCTCATTCGTTGTGCTAAGGTCACATTTACGTAGGTAGCACTGAAACTAGGAATATACTTCATCATGTTGTAATACACGGGGATGTTGTATTCTGGTGTAGGGACTCTAATTTCTTCGCGGCAAGTCGTGCGAGTCTCCAAACGAAGCCAATAAGGTACACTGCGATTAACAATATAATTCGACTCTCAAGATGGAAAGTTGATGAATGAACTGTCTAACTCCAGGATAATCTTTGTCAAGCCTTAATCAGGCAGCTAGTAGGACTTGTTAGCATTTGGCCACAGATGTTGACCTATACAGCAATGGAGTCTGTATTTTCGTTTGTTCTAATGTATAATGCTTATGTGAACGAAAGTTGAAGAAAAAGGTTCTTTGAAATAGAATATTCAGTGAAGCTAACGTGCCAACCATTGATGACAAGCTGTCCGAAAGAAATAACGACAGTTATTGAGCAAATTCTTATAGTTGTCCCTATCGCAATGCTATCAAAGGTCTCTCAGCTTCCTATCAAAGCCATTTCTAAATTTgaatcttcctcttctttccatACCAGCTCACTGTATGCCCATTGCCCGAATCTTACAGCAGGAGTGTCGACTCTCCGTGTAACGAAATCAGCAACCCAAATGACCACGGGCCAAAACCCACAAGCTGCGATGCAAATACCCAGTCCGTATTGAAGATTTGTTTCATCATCAGTCCATTTGGTGCACCATTTAAGAAGATGCCATCCCAGGGTGTACAAAATCGGACCATGGACCAAGTATAACGAAAAACTGATCTTTCCCAGATACTGGGGAATACGCATCGAAAAGACCTTTTGCAACCACGGTGAGCGGTCAATGGTTAGAATTAGCCATACTGCGCCGAGTGACATCCAGAAGTCAGTGGGAGCACCTGCATAATTGGCTGGTACGAGTGTGGACAGCGTTTTAAACCCTGGCGAGTTCTCAAGACCATAGCCAACAGCAGGCATGCCTAGAACATGAATAGCGAGGATGAGCGAAGCAGCCCAGACGGCATGACGGAGCTGGCAATATTTGTCGACTACCTTGCCCCAAATCTTGACCATTGGCTTTATGCGTATAATAGAGCCTCCCCAAGTCGATTCGGGCACTATTTGTGTGAGATAGAAGCTCCAATCGCAGAGAAGCATCCCGCCACAGAAGAGAAACATCTGCCAGTATGCGTAGTATAGACAGTAAAGAACAATGAATATTTCCAACCTCAGCCTGGCACTCGGTTTTAGTCTTGAGAATGCCAGCagggcgaggaagatgaacAAGGAACACGTAAACTCCATCGGGATGGTCCATAGGTTGGGATCATATTCACCACCTCGACCCATGTTGCCGGAGACAAAATCACTTATTGTAATGGCGTGCTTGGCCCATTCAATAAGTTGAGTGAAGAAGGAGTCGTACTGAGGAGGCTGCCGCCAAGGTTGTGGAACATAACCCAAAGCGTAGCTACCAAACCAGCCAAGTTGGGACATGACTGCCGTAACAAATGTTACTGCTACCACAGGAATAAACAATCTGGAGTGACGCCGGAAGACAGATGATGCGAGACTTTCGTGAAGTTCGGAGTATCTATGTTGATGTGCTAGTTTGAGCGGCTTGTAACTCAGTGCGTAGCCGGAGATAGCGAAAAATATCATAACCTGCGGTCGGCCGGCGATGATAAGTCGAAGTAATGGTAATTGTATGAGAAGATTATCGTCGTCGGTACTGTGCCAGCCGTTGTGGATGCGTGAAGAGAAGCAGAGCAAGCTGCAATGATGCCAAACTACAAACAGGGCGGCAGTGCCACGCAGCCCGTCTTATGAACTCTGTTAGCGAAGGTTGTTCGTGCTCATGCTTTGGGGTTTGAGAACTATGTAAATGAACACAAGTACCAACCTAGCCAGGCAGTGGGATGTGACTTTTTGTATGGAAGGCTTGGTGTTGCAAAGAGTGAAAGTCTGGGAGCCCATTTTCGAGGCCTCATGCAGCATCCGAGCCAACCTGAGGAAATGGCGATCTTGTGGTCAGCAGTACTCGACAATTCATCGGAAAGCACTTCTTCTGACAAGCCATCGGACCTGTTCTCATCGCTGCTTAGTCGGCTATATTGGGTGTCCTCCGCCATCCTTTTTGTGCCCAGTAGAGGTAGATGACCCAGTGGATACTAAATATTGACAATGAAGCTTCAAGCCGACAGAGCTTGAAGACATGACGAGACGGAGCAGATTGTAGAGTATTACAACAATGAATTTGCCTCCCGGGGCAGTAGAGACTCTGCTCGCTAACCACGAGGGTGATTGGTATGGTATGGCTAAATTTGGACGCGACGGGAAGGCATGCAATCTGCGACCGCTGCAGTTCTGGTACCATCCATCCGAGGCAGTGGTGGCACTGCTTTGAGATCTATTGCCTCCATTATTTGGCCGGAATCGAATCTGCCTGGCCTTGCACAAGGGGGTGAAAGTTGATCATTTGAAGAAGGGGTACGTCCAAGCCTGGAGGGACTTGCACCAGTAACAGCGTGATAAAGTATTGACTAGGGATTCCCAGGCTATCAAAGCTTTCTACAGTGAACTAAATGGCCGGTTACAGCCTACTTTAGTTGCCCAACAACGTTTCTTGAGGTCTGCTAGCCAAAGTCTCGACAAGAGGGGGGGTTCAAGATGTTAGATCCACGCCATGTCTTATAACTCAACATACCAGGCTCAGTAAGTGGACACGCGACCTCACGCGACCTCTCCCTCTGCCAAAATTGCTAGCAGTTCACTCCGCTTTCGTTCGCTACTTGGAAAGCGTTGAAGGTACGAAAGTCAAGCCATGaggcttggctttggccgTTTACCATCCCTTAATGCATGCCTGGCAGGCTACTTGGATGCAATGTTGGGGATTCTAACTCATTCCGGATGCAAGCAGGGTCAATTGGTTAAACATCTCTCTAGGTAGTCGGGAGTCCGTTGTGAATTTTACTGCTCAATTCGTTCTTGACGCTGTTTGGCATCAAGTTCCTTGCTCTGCTCATGGCAGAAAGCCGCATGAGGCGAGTCCAAAAGCACAGCGAAATTATCCTGGGAAACGTCATTTCTTACTCATTTCCTCCTTACTTGCCATTCGACATTCATCTTCGCTCGTAGTTTGAGCTGTGCTTCTCTCTCCAGCATGGAGCTGGCCGGTCGCGCCGTCTCTTACGGCAAATCTCGCCTGGCGTCTCGACAATTCAGGATCGCCAGTCGCAGAATCTTGTATTACCCGACGACTTTCGCTCGAGTACCGGGACGGAAGTTCTTATTTTCTCTTACCGCCACATCGTTGCTTTGTGCTAAATGCTTGCACATCTACGCACACATCAAAGCGATTGCACCTGAGGATGTGGTCTGTTGGTGGCTAACCTTTTTCACTCAAGATGTTTTCATTTTGCTGGCAGTAAGGTTGTTGCTTGAACAACCTCATAACTGCCTCAATGTTAGCGGCTTCCTCCAGATAGTAGCCGTCATCTTGGCCACCGTCATCACAATTATCCAACTGGCTGTTTCGGCAATAAACATAGCCTTCTTCGCTATGCTGGGCTCTGAACTTCGCTGGCGTAATATCGGTTTGGCCACTGATTCGGCGTCGCGGCCATTATTTCTGAAAGGCACTGGCACTCTTATACTGGTTTTGGCTCTCCTTGTGTTGTCAGCCCGAATCCTGGAGGATGTCAATTATTACCTTGCTGGAGTCGCTTTGAACTGCGTCAAAGCTCCGGTAGTTTCTCTTTTCAGAATGTGTCGATGCTCTAGTCAACGTCTTGATGGTTCAGAATATGCTCGAGTGCCCagcaatgatgaagaagcacatAGCCCTTCTGAAAAGGATGTTACCGTTTCACTCGCCAAACCGAGTAATCGCACATCGAGGTTCCTGTCAACGGTTATAGGCATGCTCTTAATATCTCAGGCTATCCTGTCGGTAGTGCGACCGATCGAAAGTTCCTTTACCTTCTTGTCGTGGACTCCGATAATAATGCCTGTTGTCGACTTCACCCGATCCACTACGCTCGACAGGTTGTTTCCGCTATACAACCAAACAATCAGCCGGCATTTGGACGAGGAGACTGCCTTAACAGATCCAATTCCTTTGACGTGGCTACCTAAACTCGACGATCCTTTGTTAGGGTTCGAGGACTGGTATCCGAGCAAACACGACCATTACGATCATTACGATCATTATAACGCCACGGCAGACCCGTTGAACATGCCAAACTTCAAAGATGATCTAATCTCTCCGCTGCGTGGCCAGCTGGATGATGTTAATATTCGCCATGTGATGCTTATCATGCTTGAAAGCACGCGCAAAGACGTATTTCCAATAAAAAAGGATAGCTTCATCTGGAAGCAGCTTGCAGAGAGCTGGGACAACAAAACGATACCACCGAAGGCAGAGGAGAGGATAGCAACTCTCACACCCAACGCCAACTTCATCACTGGAGACTATGCAGACGGCTTTGAGCACGAGACTAAGCCAGTTCGGggcggcatcaacttcaacaacaaccacccTACCGGCACGTACACCCTCAAAAGCATCACTGGGACTCTTTGCGGTCTCACGCCTCTTGTAGTTGATCAGAATCTGGATTACCTGAATCACTACTACCAGCCCTGCCTCCCCCACATCTTCAAAGCCTTCAATTCTCTGGAACCCAGTGTAGGTGATGGCAAAAACAAATGGATGAATTGGTTCATGATGTCAGTAATGGGATACTTTGACAGACAAGACGCCATGATGTCTAGCATTGGCTATGTTTATGAAGAGTACGTCACCAAAGAATATTTGCAGAGCGAAGGCGCAACATTTGGCCCAACGAAGGTGCAACAACTTGGAAACGACTTACCAGAAGTTGCCATTAAAGACTATCTTGTAAACGCGTTTAAAACAGCAAAAGAAAACGACACTCGAGTATTTCTGACGCATCTGACCAGCACGGCACACTGGCCATATCGAATGCCTGACGACGAGGAATATGTTCCCCTTGTGCAAGAGGGAAAGGCTGACAGCAAACTTGATCTTCTATCACGATATGTCAACGCGGTGGGGTATGTTGACCGCTGGCTGGGTAAGATTCTCAACATTTTGGAGGATCAAGGCGTCATAAATGAGACCTTGATCGTCCTCGTGGGTGACCATGGTCTCTCACTGCCCGAGACGGGGGCCGCTTCACCGTATGGTGTACCGAATATCGGCAATTTTCACGTCCCGTTGGTGTTTTCACATCCACACTTGCCACAGATTGATGTCAACACCCCGGTCAACTCGATCTCAATCTTGCCCACGATAATAGACTTGCTCATTGAAACGGGGTCGCTCTCAATGTCGGAGGAGCAGGCTGCGCGCGAATTGCTTCCGAATTACGAAGGACTGTCTCTTTTACGTCCGCTAGAAAAGCCTTCGGATGATATCACTCACTGGCAATTTACTGTCTTGAGCCCCGGAGGGTCACAAGTTGCTATCCGGAGTGTACGCAACCCGCAATGGCGGTTGATACTTCCGGTAATAGAGGACATTGAGTGGTGGTTTACGAATGTTGACACCGACCCGCACGAGCTGGATGCAGTTCAAGCGTTTGACTTTACCAAGTTCTTAAAAACCATAGAGGAGACACATGGCATTGAGGCAGCTAGGTGGGCCGAAGAGGCTGCTTTTGTTACGCGATGGTATATTCTCGACAACGCCAAACGATGGAGGTATAAGCCGTAATGAATGGCACTATTTGGGAGATAGCACAGCCGTAAAATAACAAGAATTGTTTGAGGAAATTCCCCCATATAGCGTCTTATGAGCGTTTCCAGTGCGGTGAGAAAACATAGCCATTGGCACATTGCAAAGTTGACATCGCATGATCATACGATAGTTGTAAGTCTTAGTGGTCGCCTATCTTCATTTCCAACATCTTTGGTGAGGTGCTGCTGTCTAGAAAACGATCAAGTTCGTATGAAGTCTTGCTGGTGCCATGAAAGTAGCTTGGCCAAATGTATACTGGCTATGGATAATCTTCTTTGTGCCGTATTGCCAGTTGTACAACAAATATCATAAGATCGGTCCGTTACATGGTTTTTCGACCGGAAGAGCAGTACTGA is a genomic window of Pochonia chlamydosporia 170 chromosome Unknown PCv3seq00010, whole genome shotgun sequence containing:
- a CDS encoding FAD binding domain-containing protein (similar to Colletotrichum graminicola M1.001 XP_008098354.1), whose product is MQQVYSQGLMIGLGVAFIVLPTIFVGLRLWARYLKVKSLQADDYLCLGALAIGIVCSALQLYAAIGGQLGQHQVVDPNGQPILDDPRFLVYENTKFAVNILSVVGLGLVKASILIFYKNIFSVRPFRIAVYVMLGIVIAWTVSYFFANLFTCYPITSLIEPFYGNKCIDAVPMWLSVVATDLIVDVGILIMPVPMVLRLQLPWRERLGVLGMFSLGATVCAISATRLATLVQIAAEFQYHYNDETYYTSPVFYWTNIEMAIAVVSACLPTLRPIWLHFYPRHPKPSIHSFSLGSRQTNKYTEVSGIGMKPLYNSSPSSSDFCRQLSAMKLVHLLSSFFALAECAFADTTGNVVHLAARQLSADLSLSLSRDSLISVEAPPRWSSFKAPHPAVVVNVGNELDVALTVQYCTLKGIPFLAQNGGNGWATTFDLGQNGVLINLARLNQVVFNADKTRATIGGGSSINNTISKAYAAGALIGTGNCNCVGTLGAMLGGGFGNLMGLHGFGVDNIVSIRVVTADGLLRDVTAASDPDLFWGLRGAGPNLGIVTSAVIKSYPASQSDMQAWTGPLIFSTDKLEAVVQAIQDIDLRPEMNVFLYFISGGPPKNEPVIMVVPFLHKGSPESGRSAFARLYALKPVADNTAIIPYIKWNSGGDIFCQRGARKPSYSAGFQKMVPKVWRQIWDKYVEFQKQPTAQSSVILLEAYSLTKARSVDAHSASFPHRNVNFNAVAIPWYSDTALDGSAQAFGRAVRDLWRGADELRRNSTYVNFAHGDEALEVVYGDNLARLQSVKAKFDPKNSFNQWFDVNKK
- a CDS encoding acetyl transferase (similar to Magnaporthe oryzae 70-15 XP_003719158.1); translated protein: MSQLGWFGSYALGYVPQPWRQPPQYDSFFTQLIEWAKHAITISDFVSGNMGRGGEYDPNLWTIPMEFTCSLFIFLALLAFSRLKPSARLRLEIFIVLYCLYYAYWQMFLFCGGMLLCDWSFYLTQIVPESTWGGSIIRIKPMVKIWGKVVDKYCQLRHAVWAASLILAIHVLGMPAVGYGLENSPGFKTLSTLVPANYAGAPTDFWMSLGAVWLILTIDRSPWLQKVFSMRIPQYLGKISFSLYLVHGPILYTLGWHLLKWCTKWTDDETNLQYGLGICIAACGFWPVVIWVADFVTRRVDTPAVRFGQWAYSELVWKEEEDSNLEMALIGS
- a CDS encoding sulfatase domain-containing protein (similar to Talaromyces stipitatus ATCC 10500 XP_002481940.1) — its product is MELAGRAVSYGKSRLASRQFRIASRRILYYPTTFARVPGRKFLFSLTATSLLCAKCLHIYAHIKAIAPEDVVCWWLTFFTQDVFILLAVRLLLEQPHNCLNVSGFLQIVAVILATVITIIQLAVSAINIAFFAMLGSELRWRNIGLATDSASRPLFLKGTGTLILVLALLVLSARILEDVNYYLAGVALNCVKAPVVSLFRMCRCSSQRLDGSEYARVPSNDEEAHSPSEKDVTVSLAKPSNRTSRFLSTVIGMLLISQAILSVVRPIESSFTFLSWTPIIMPVVDFTRSTTLDRLFPLYNQTISRHLDEETALTDPIPLTWLPKLDDPLLGFEDWYPSKHDHYDHYDHYNATADPLNMPNFKDDLISPLRGQLDDVNIRHVMLIMLESTRKDVFPIKKDSFIWKQLAESWDNKTIPPKAEERIATLTPNANFITGDYADGFEHETKPVRGGINFNNNHPTGTYTLKSITGTLCGLTPLVVDQNLDYLNHYYQPCLPHIFKAFNSLEPSVGDGKNKWMNWFMMSVMGYFDRQDAMMSSIGYVYEEYVTKEYLQSEGATFGPTKVQQLGNDLPEVAIKDYLVNAFKTAKENDTRVFLTHLTSTAHWPYRMPDDEEYVPLVQEGKADSKLDLLSRYVNAVGYVDRWLGKILNILEDQGVINETLIVLVGDHGLSLPETGAASPYGVPNIGNFHVPLVFSHPHLPQIDVNTPVNSISILPTIIDLLIETGSLSMSEEQAARELLPNYEGLSLLRPLEKPSDDITHWQFTVLSPGGSQVAIRSVRNPQWRLILPVIEDIEWWFTNVDTDPHELDAVQAFDFTKFLKTIEETHGIEAARWAEEAAFVTRWYILDNAKRWRYKP